A single window of Paludibacter jiangxiensis DNA harbors:
- a CDS encoding LytR/AlgR family response regulator transcription factor, with the protein MEKPLKCLLLDDELPGLAYLKMLCEQISGLIVLKAFADPVVFLEEAAVTDFDLAILDIEMGGMDGLSVARCLNGKPVIFTTAYKQYATDAFDIDAVDYLVKPIQKERLQIAVEKAAKRIELLQNQPAFVRLNTDKGRALLFFDKVLYIATSDIDSRDKAATLDDGSVLILKNISFEKLLALLPSDKFCQINKQEIIALRAVRYFSHDEIVTNLPADEGLLTLHLSEAYRSVFMQKTIR; encoded by the coding sequence ATGGAAAAGCCTCTGAAGTGTCTGCTGCTCGATGATGAGTTGCCTGGGTTGGCTTATCTGAAAATGCTTTGCGAGCAGATATCGGGTTTGATAGTGCTTAAAGCCTTTGCTGATCCTGTCGTTTTCCTGGAAGAGGCCGCCGTAACAGACTTTGATCTTGCAATCCTCGATATTGAAATGGGCGGAATGGATGGATTGTCAGTTGCCCGATGCCTGAATGGTAAGCCGGTGATTTTTACCACTGCATACAAACAATATGCTACGGATGCATTTGATATCGATGCGGTGGATTACCTAGTGAAGCCGATTCAGAAAGAGCGCCTGCAAATTGCCGTGGAAAAGGCGGCCAAGCGCATCGAACTATTACAGAATCAGCCCGCTTTTGTCCGTTTGAATACGGATAAAGGCAGGGCTTTATTGTTTTTCGACAAGGTGCTCTATATTGCCACCTCGGACATTGATAGCCGCGACAAAGCGGCAACGCTCGATGATGGTTCGGTGCTGATTTTGAAGAATATTTCCTTCGAAAAACTCTTAGCTCTGTTGCCTTCCGATAAGTTCTGCCAAATTAATAAACAGGAAATTATTGCACTACGGGCAGTCCGGTATTTTTCTCACGACGAAATCGTAACGAATCTTCCTGCGGACGAAGGCTTACTGACGCTTCATCTGAGCGAGGCTTACCGTAGCGTTTTTATGCAGAAAACCATTCGTTGA
- the kdpC gene encoding potassium-transporting ATPase subunit KdpC: MKKSILSGLKILLAFTLLTGMVYPLIVSGIAQAVFPRQSNGSIISIGQKSYGSELLGQEFKSDHYFWSRPSACSYATLPSGASNWSPTSDTLRKTIEKRRESFILANHLPLNTVVPNEMLTASGSGLDPHISPESAELQIGRVALARHFSTAQLLQLHKLVARHAEPPQFGCLGEKRVNVLQLNRDLDLLK, encoded by the coding sequence ATGAAAAAGTCTATTTTATCCGGTTTAAAAATATTATTGGCATTCACCCTGTTGACCGGAATGGTTTATCCTTTAATTGTCTCGGGAATTGCGCAAGCAGTGTTTCCCCGTCAGTCGAATGGCAGCATCATTTCCATTGGACAAAAATCTTATGGCTCGGAGTTGTTGGGGCAAGAGTTCAAAAGCGACCACTACTTCTGGTCGCGGCCTTCGGCTTGCAGTTATGCCACTTTGCCCTCGGGGGCTTCCAATTGGAGTCCAACCAGCGACACATTGCGCAAGACGATTGAAAAACGAAGAGAGTCATTTATTCTTGCCAATCATCTACCGTTGAATACGGTGGTACCTAACGAAATGCTGACGGCTTCCGGTAGCGGGCTCGATCCGCACATTTCGCCCGAAAGTGCCGAACTCCAAATTGGGAGAGTGGCTTTGGCTCGTCATTTTTCAACAGCTCAACTCCTGCAATTACACAAATTGGTAGCAAGGCATGCTGAACCACCTCAGTTTGGGTGTCTGGGAGAAAAGCGGGTGAATGTGCTGCAATTGAACCGTGACCTGGACTTGTTGAAATAA
- a CDS encoding META domain-containing protein — protein sequence MKRNIIISVLTISLISGFMACSSPKGKSAKGNITESVWGLVTVKAVVSDSSLIPSKDEIPTLEVLSDGTIKGTTGCNSFEGQVAVTGYNLKFGNLIFTHISCPDRAIESAFFASLDSTDNYTVDHGHLLLKKGDKVLAKFMPMDMR from the coding sequence ATGAAACGAAACATCATCATAAGCGTATTGACAATAAGCCTCATATCTGGCTTCATGGCTTGCTCCTCTCCGAAGGGGAAAAGTGCGAAAGGAAATATTACCGAATCCGTATGGGGTTTGGTCACTGTCAAAGCGGTAGTCAGCGATTCGTCGTTGATTCCGTCCAAAGATGAGATTCCGACTCTTGAAGTATTGTCTGACGGTACTATCAAGGGCACTACCGGATGCAATAGTTTTGAGGGTCAGGTAGCAGTGACTGGCTACAACCTGAAATTCGGGAACCTGATTTTCACCCATATATCGTGCCCGGACAGAGCCATCGAAAGTGCTTTTTTTGCCTCCCTCGATTCTACGGACAACTACACAGTCGACCACGGCCACCTGTTATTGAAAAAAGGAGATAAAGTACTGGCTAAATTTATGCCTATGGATATGCGTTGA
- a CDS encoding sensor histidine kinase — MDNTFVIIYVILSAGALLLLSLTAVYFYKAARRAKAEKQRLEQLCGELTKKIEKTELPSIEAKLNPHLFKNILNSIQSHAYQTYYAMDKLANVLDYILYESNGSFVTPQEEIEFALNLIEINKIKVSPLFAMNVKNKTDESDPLYRTKVMAPLISVDLIENAFKHADLQSGDAFIAVSFEFRQGVFSLTVANKISSRTALHKEKSGIGSATLEQRLQILYNGHYRLDREVENNTYTAHLTIDLNGKASEVSAAR, encoded by the coding sequence ATGGATAATACGTTTGTCATCATATATGTTATTTTAAGTGCAGGGGCATTGTTGCTTCTGAGCCTTACTGCTGTGTATTTCTACAAAGCAGCACGTCGAGCTAAAGCCGAAAAACAGCGTTTGGAGCAATTGTGCGGAGAACTGACGAAAAAGATAGAAAAAACCGAATTGCCGTCTATCGAAGCTAAGCTGAATCCCCATCTTTTTAAGAATATTCTCAACTCTATCCAGTCGCATGCCTACCAGACTTATTATGCCATGGATAAGCTGGCGAACGTGCTTGATTATATTCTGTATGAGAGTAACGGTTCTTTTGTTACGCCACAGGAAGAAATTGAGTTTGCTCTCAATTTGATCGAAATCAATAAAATAAAGGTGAGTCCTCTGTTTGCCATGAATGTGAAAAATAAAACAGACGAATCCGATCCGCTTTACCGGACGAAGGTAATGGCTCCGCTTATTTCGGTCGATCTGATTGAAAATGCGTTTAAACATGCCGATTTGCAAAGTGGCGATGCTTTTATTGCAGTTTCGTTTGAATTCAGACAGGGAGTATTTTCGCTTACAGTCGCCAATAAGATTTCTTCGCGTACGGCTCTGCACAAAGAGAAAAGCGGTATCGGCTCTGCAACGTTAGAGCAGCGCCTGCAAATACTTTACAACGGGCACTATCGTTTGGATCGCGAGGTGGAGAATAATACATACACTGCTCATTTAACGATTGACCTCAATGGAAAAGCCTCTGAAGTGTCTGCTGCTCGATGA
- the kdpA gene encoding potassium-transporting ATPase subunit KdpA, with amino-acid sequence MNSFIQLALFFGALVLLTPVLGKYIKKVIGGEKHLLTPVFGWLERLIYRFCGVDPQQEMNWKQYLFALLWFNFFGFVVVFALQMTQAWLPLNPAKVPNTSWHLALNTAISFVTNTNWQSYSGETTMSYLTQMAALGVQNFLSAATGLAVLIALMKGLIKNTKQHLGNFWVDLTRSVIYILLPLSIIFAVVLVSQGVVQTFSSYTDATTLEGVKQVIPLGPAASQIAIKQLGTNGGGFFGVNSAHPFENPTPFSNFLEMLAILLIPAALTYTYGLFIGSKKQGWTLFGAMLIILCVGLGVSLYAEYAANPALHITGSMEGKETRFGIVNSIIWSTSTTVASNGSVNAMHDSLSPLAGLVAMFNMMLGEVVFGGVGSGLYGMIAFVILTVFIAGLMVGRTPEYLGKKIESFEVRMALIAVLAPAVCILAFTAIAVSTHAGLAGLNNKGPHGLSEILYAFTSACGNNGSAFAGLTTNTPFYNVLLSICMLVGRFGVIIPMMAIAGSMAGKKITPVSSGTFHTDNGMFLILLIGVIIIVGGLTFFPALSLGPILEHLLMQAGMTF; translated from the coding sequence ATGAACTCATTTATTCAACTGGCCCTCTTCTTCGGGGCACTTGTCCTTCTGACTCCCGTTTTGGGAAAATATATAAAGAAGGTAATTGGCGGAGAGAAACACCTCCTGACACCGGTTTTCGGATGGCTCGAAAGGTTAATCTATCGCTTTTGTGGTGTCGATCCGCAACAAGAGATGAACTGGAAGCAATATTTGTTTGCTTTGCTTTGGTTCAATTTCTTTGGTTTTGTGGTTGTTTTTGCCCTACAAATGACTCAAGCCTGGCTGCCGCTGAATCCGGCAAAAGTACCGAATACTTCCTGGCACCTTGCGTTAAACACCGCAATAAGCTTTGTCACCAATACTAATTGGCAATCGTACAGCGGCGAAACCACGATGAGCTATCTCACGCAAATGGCAGCTCTTGGAGTACAGAACTTTTTAAGTGCGGCAACCGGGTTGGCGGTATTAATAGCACTAATGAAAGGCCTGATCAAAAACACAAAGCAACACCTCGGGAACTTTTGGGTCGATCTGACCCGTTCGGTCATTTACATTCTGCTACCGCTATCTATCATCTTTGCGGTGGTTTTGGTAAGTCAGGGCGTTGTGCAAACATTCTCGTCCTATACTGATGCTACAACGCTGGAAGGTGTCAAGCAGGTCATCCCGCTCGGTCCGGCAGCATCCCAGATTGCCATCAAACAACTTGGAACCAATGGCGGAGGCTTCTTCGGCGTAAACAGCGCCCATCCGTTTGAAAATCCGACACCTTTTTCCAATTTTCTGGAGATGCTTGCCATCTTACTTATTCCGGCAGCATTGACGTACACTTACGGACTCTTTATCGGTTCCAAAAAACAGGGATGGACGCTTTTCGGCGCCATGCTGATTATTTTGTGCGTGGGTCTGGGCGTTTCACTCTATGCCGAATACGCGGCTAATCCGGCTCTCCACATCACCGGTTCGATGGAAGGAAAAGAGACCCGGTTTGGCATCGTGAACAGCATTATTTGGTCGACCTCTACCACGGTTGCTTCCAACGGTTCGGTGAATGCTATGCACGACAGTCTCTCTCCGCTGGCCGGTTTGGTTGCCATGTTCAATATGATGCTGGGAGAAGTGGTTTTTGGTGGTGTTGGTTCCGGCTTATACGGCATGATAGCGTTTGTAATACTGACCGTTTTTATTGCCGGACTGATGGTAGGACGGACACCTGAATACCTGGGTAAGAAGATCGAATCGTTCGAGGTGCGAATGGCGCTGATTGCCGTATTGGCTCCGGCAGTCTGTATTCTTGCTTTCACGGCCATAGCCGTCAGTACACATGCCGGGCTTGCCGGGTTAAACAACAAAGGACCGCACGGCTTGTCGGAAATTTTATATGCCTTTACATCAGCCTGTGGAAATAACGGCAGCGCTTTTGCCGGACTCACTACCAATACTCCGTTTTACAATGTGCTTTTATCGATATGCATGCTGGTGGGACGTTTCGGGGTTATTATCCCAATGATGGCTATTGCCGGTAGCATGGCGGGCAAAAAGATTACACCGGTATCTTCGGGTACCTTTCATACCGACAACGGAATGTTTCTTATTCTTCTAATCGGGGTAATTATCATCGTGGGCGGATTGACTTTCTTTCCGGCACTTTCATTGGGTCCGATTCTGGAACATCTGCTGATGCAGGCGGGAATGACGTTTTAA
- a CDS encoding sensor histidine kinase, which translates to MNIYDENRPDPDELLASLKEQEDKNKLGKLKIFFGMCAGVGKTYTMLQAAHLEKGKKVDVVIGYVETHGRPETDKLVEGLEIIPPYQISYRDTLFREVDIDAIIARKPQVVLIDELAHTNAPGSRHTKRYQDVQELINNGIDVFTTLNVQHIESRTDTVTQITGVSIRETVPDDVLEAADEIELVDLTADELLQRLAEGKVYTPERSQEAIRNFFRKGNITALREMSLRLVADRVDKQLREYMQTRRIPGPWKSGLRLMVAIGPSPYSAWLIRWAKSLSYTMDASLIAVYVQKTETLSPEDQEQLNKNIALAKQLGAHYLSTTDTDLSRGILNIAQRENVTHILVGKSQRKGLRELLRGDLVSKLIHDSGDIDIYVVGAKEMKKRQKRFAFASSEFRSSPKAYLASAAVMLLAVLLCYLCKGFVGYQVVSYILLFAVSLVALFFSTGPILLAAALGAMLWDFFFINPPLTFYIAKPEDLMMFGTFFSVAIINGVLTARLRSQQRLARDREQRTSALYELSKVLASASGTQEVIEQAVTHIRKYFDIESAILLCEDETGLQTTLLPADSKIELQSTEHSIAAWVYKHVKKAGKYTDTLPATDLTFYPLKGKRINTGVLLVKPQKPFRGEMEMFWDTFRVQLTNALERELLNEIARRASVLNESEKLYKTLFNSISHELRIPVSTLMGASETLLQKNSDQELQQQLAQEIFMASDRLNRLIENLLNMSRLESDRITPSIDWHDVHDLANKVISNLHDKLKPFHTEVIIPENMPLVKFDFGLMEQVVHNLVYNATQHSQPKTTIRIKFYYDHHHLVIQVMDRGTGFPPESIPYLCNKFYRANNRVAGGIGLGLSIVKGFVDAHQGTIRFENRAHGGALITIKIPTGKYTIENNEAHGLH; encoded by the coding sequence ATGAATATTTACGACGAAAACCGCCCCGATCCCGATGAACTGCTGGCTTCTTTGAAAGAGCAGGAGGATAAAAACAAACTGGGCAAACTGAAAATCTTTTTCGGAATGTGTGCCGGTGTGGGTAAAACTTACACCATGTTGCAGGCTGCCCACCTGGAAAAGGGGAAAAAGGTGGATGTGGTGATCGGATATGTGGAAACGCACGGCCGTCCTGAAACGGACAAACTGGTAGAAGGCCTGGAAATTATTCCTCCATACCAGATCAGTTATCGTGACACCCTGTTTCGTGAGGTGGACATTGATGCCATTATTGCCCGTAAGCCGCAGGTGGTGTTGATTGACGAACTGGCGCATACCAATGCACCCGGAAGCCGTCATACCAAACGTTATCAGGATGTGCAGGAGCTGATCAACAACGGCATTGACGTATTCACAACGCTGAATGTACAACACATCGAAAGCCGTACCGATACGGTGACCCAAATCACTGGAGTCTCTATTCGTGAAACAGTGCCTGACGATGTGTTGGAAGCGGCAGATGAAATAGAGCTGGTGGATCTGACCGCCGATGAACTGTTACAACGTCTTGCCGAAGGAAAAGTGTATACACCGGAACGTTCGCAAGAGGCAATCCGTAATTTCTTCAGGAAAGGGAACATTACGGCACTGCGCGAAATGTCACTGCGGTTGGTGGCCGACCGGGTCGATAAGCAACTGCGGGAATACATGCAAACCCGCCGCATACCCGGTCCCTGGAAATCAGGATTGCGCCTGATGGTAGCCATCGGCCCCAGCCCTTATTCCGCATGGCTGATTCGTTGGGCCAAGAGTCTCTCTTACACCATGGATGCTTCGCTGATTGCCGTTTATGTGCAAAAAACGGAAACGCTTTCGCCGGAGGATCAGGAACAACTTAACAAAAACATTGCCCTGGCAAAACAGTTGGGAGCACACTATCTCTCCACTACCGACACAGATCTTTCAAGAGGAATCCTCAATATTGCCCAGCGCGAAAACGTGACCCATATTCTGGTGGGAAAATCACAACGAAAGGGCTTGCGCGAACTATTGCGGGGCGATCTGGTCTCCAAACTGATTCACGATAGCGGCGATATCGACATTTACGTAGTCGGAGCCAAGGAGATGAAGAAACGACAAAAGCGTTTTGCCTTTGCTTCATCCGAATTCCGTTCGTCACCCAAAGCCTATCTGGCAAGTGCTGCCGTGATGCTGCTGGCGGTATTACTCTGTTATTTGTGCAAAGGTTTTGTTGGTTATCAGGTCGTCTCTTACATTCTGCTTTTTGCCGTTTCGCTGGTAGCGCTCTTTTTTAGTACCGGTCCTATTTTGCTTGCCGCCGCACTCGGAGCTATGCTGTGGGATTTCTTTTTCATCAATCCACCGCTCACCTTTTACATTGCCAAACCCGAAGATTTGATGATGTTCGGAACATTTTTCTCTGTAGCCATCATCAACGGGGTATTGACAGCCCGTTTACGCAGTCAGCAACGACTGGCACGCGACCGAGAACAGCGCACAAGCGCCCTGTACGAACTTTCGAAAGTGCTGGCTTCGGCTTCCGGAACACAGGAAGTGATAGAACAGGCAGTGACACACATTCGCAAATATTTCGACATCGAAAGCGCCATACTTTTGTGTGAAGACGAAACCGGTTTGCAAACGACCTTATTGCCAGCCGATTCGAAGATAGAGTTGCAGAGCACAGAACACAGCATCGCCGCGTGGGTCTATAAACATGTAAAGAAGGCTGGAAAATATACCGATACCCTGCCGGCGACCGATCTTACTTTTTATCCGTTAAAAGGGAAACGAATCAATACGGGAGTCTTGTTGGTAAAGCCACAAAAGCCTTTTCGGGGCGAGATGGAGATGTTCTGGGATACGTTTCGGGTGCAGCTCACCAATGCGCTGGAACGGGAATTGCTGAACGAAATTGCCCGACGGGCTTCGGTGCTCAATGAGTCGGAAAAGCTATATAAAACGCTTTTCAATTCCATTTCGCACGAATTGCGCATTCCGGTTTCTACGCTCATGGGGGCATCCGAAACGCTGCTCCAGAAAAACAGCGATCAGGAACTGCAACAGCAACTTGCACAGGAGATCTTTATGGCCTCTGATCGTCTCAACCGACTGATCGAAAACCTGCTGAACATGTCACGCCTGGAGTCGGATCGCATTACCCCATCCATTGATTGGCACGATGTGCACGATTTGGCCAACAAAGTTATTTCCAACCTGCACGATAAACTGAAACCATTCCATACGGAGGTTATCATTCCCGAGAATATGCCGCTGGTTAAATTTGATTTCGGATTGATGGAACAGGTGGTGCACAATCTGGTGTACAATGCCACCCAACACTCGCAACCCAAAACTACCATACGAATCAAGTTCTACTACGATCATCATCATTTGGTTATTCAGGTAATGGACCGGGGAACCGGGTTTCCTCCCGAATCTATTCCCTATCTTTGCAATAAATTCTACCGGGCCAACAATCGCGTTGCCGGAGGGATCGGCCTCGGGTTATCTATCGTGAAAGGGTTTGTGGATGCACATCAGGGAACTATCCGGTTTGAAAATCGCGCACATGGCGGTGCCCTGATTACCATCAAAATACCGACCGGAAAATATACAATCGAAAATAACGAAGCACACGGATTACACTGA
- the kdpB gene encoding potassium-transporting ATPase subunit KdpB, whose protein sequence is MSTKDKKSSQLFSRKLIVPALKDSFVKLHPGKLIQNPIIFIVGLGAVLTTGIVVANLFAGHFSSFDFQITVWLWFTVLFANFSEAIAEGRGKAQAETLKKSRTQTKARRMKGDKEEVVWATELTRGDLVVCETGDLIPADGDVIEGIASVDESAITGESAPVIRESGGDRCAVTGGTKVLSDKIIIKVTSEPGDTFLDRMIALVEGAKRKKTPNEIALNNLLLGLTAIFLIAVITLPSLFNYNLTGQQSTLSLTILVALLVCLIPTTIGGLLSAIGISGMDRLLQKNVIATSGKAVEAAGDVDVLMLDKTGTITLGNRMATDFVPADGVSREELADAAQLSSLADETPEGRSIVVLAKEKFHLRERHIHENDITFVPFTAQSRMSGVDIRLSNGKVRSIRKGATDAIRKFVQNNNGFFPQNVTDKVVELSGQGATPLVVADGDRVLGVIHLKDIVKGGIKHRFAQLRAMGIKTVMVTGDNPLTAAAIAAEAGVDDFIAEAKPEDKLSRIRQEQANGHLVGMIGDGTNDAPALAQADIGIAMNSGTQAAREAGNMVDLDSNPTKLIEVVETGKQLLMTRGSLTTFSIANDVSKYFAIIPAIAAGLYAGANGQGVLSALNIMHLATPQSAILSAVIFNALIIVLLIPLALKGVKYRPLSSNRILAKNLLVYGLGGLVVPFIGIKLIDIFLQWTHCV, encoded by the coding sequence ATGAGCACAAAAGATAAAAAATCGTCACAACTGTTTAGCCGAAAATTAATCGTTCCGGCATTAAAAGACTCTTTTGTCAAGTTGCATCCGGGCAAACTGATCCAAAATCCAATCATCTTTATCGTTGGACTGGGTGCCGTACTGACAACCGGAATTGTTGTCGCAAATCTGTTTGCCGGCCACTTTTCATCCTTCGACTTCCAGATTACCGTTTGGTTGTGGTTTACTGTTTTGTTTGCCAACTTCTCCGAAGCCATTGCCGAAGGAAGAGGCAAAGCACAGGCGGAGACCCTGAAAAAGAGCCGTACACAAACCAAAGCCCGTCGCATGAAAGGAGATAAGGAAGAGGTGGTTTGGGCAACCGAACTGACACGCGGAGATCTGGTGGTTTGCGAAACCGGCGACCTGATTCCAGCCGACGGAGATGTGATTGAAGGTATTGCCAGCGTGGACGAATCGGCCATTACCGGCGAATCGGCACCGGTGATTCGCGAAAGTGGTGGCGACCGCTGTGCCGTGACCGGCGGCACTAAGGTGCTGAGTGACAAAATCATTATCAAGGTAACTTCCGAACCCGGCGATACCTTCCTCGACCGGATGATTGCTCTGGTGGAAGGTGCCAAACGGAAGAAAACTCCAAACGAAATTGCCCTGAACAACCTGCTGCTCGGACTGACGGCCATCTTCCTGATTGCAGTCATCACCCTGCCTTCTTTGTTCAACTACAACCTTACAGGGCAACAATCGACGTTGAGCCTGACCATTCTGGTAGCGTTGTTGGTCTGCCTGATTCCAACCACCATTGGCGGTTTGTTGAGCGCGATCGGCATCAGCGGTATGGATCGTTTGTTGCAAAAGAATGTGATTGCTACCAGCGGAAAAGCCGTTGAGGCTGCGGGCGATGTGGATGTATTAATGCTGGACAAAACAGGAACCATCACGCTCGGAAACCGCATGGCAACCGATTTCGTACCTGCCGATGGCGTATCGAGAGAAGAACTGGCGGATGCTGCTCAGCTTTCCTCACTGGCAGACGAAACGCCGGAAGGCCGCTCTATCGTGGTTTTGGCAAAAGAAAAATTTCATTTGCGCGAACGCCATATTCACGAAAACGACATTACGTTCGTTCCTTTCACGGCTCAATCACGCATGAGTGGAGTAGATATTCGTCTTTCGAACGGAAAAGTCCGTTCCATTCGAAAAGGAGCAACTGACGCCATCCGCAAATTCGTGCAAAACAATAACGGATTCTTTCCTCAAAATGTAACGGATAAGGTCGTCGAACTTTCTGGACAGGGAGCCACCCCGCTGGTGGTAGCCGACGGCGATCGGGTGTTGGGAGTGATTCATCTCAAAGATATTGTGAAAGGCGGTATCAAACATCGCTTTGCCCAGTTACGGGCCATGGGTATTAAAACCGTGATGGTAACGGGCGATAACCCTTTGACTGCCGCCGCCATTGCCGCCGAAGCCGGGGTGGATGATTTTATTGCAGAGGCCAAACCGGAAGACAAACTTTCCCGCATTCGTCAGGAACAGGCAAACGGACACCTTGTAGGTATGATTGGCGACGGCACCAACGATGCTCCCGCTCTGGCGCAGGCCGATATCGGAATTGCGATGAACAGTGGCACACAGGCTGCCCGCGAAGCCGGGAATATGGTCGATCTGGATAGCAATCCGACCAAATTGATTGAAGTGGTGGAAACCGGCAAACAGTTGCTAATGACCCGGGGTTCGCTCACTACCTTCAGTATTGCCAACGACGTATCAAAATATTTTGCCATCATTCCTGCTATTGCAGCCGGACTGTATGCCGGTGCCAACGGACAGGGAGTGTTGTCGGCACTCAACATTATGCATCTTGCCACCCCCCAAAGCGCCATACTCAGCGCGGTTATTTTCAATGCTCTGATCATTGTCTTGCTCATTCCGTTAGCATTGAAAGGCGTGAAATACCGTCCGCTTTCGTCGAACCGTATTTTGGCCAAAAACCTGCTGGTATATGGTTTGGGTGGGCTGGTGGTGCCTTTTATCGGAATTAAACTGATTGATATTTTCCTGCAATGGACACATTGCGTATAA